In a genomic window of Xylophilus rhododendri:
- a CDS encoding VanZ family protein, with protein sequence MALIVYASLYPFGEWRDQGIAPWAFLGAPLPRWWTGFDVTANVLGYAPLGFLLALAALRSGRGVRGILLLTCCAALLSLTLEAMQSYLPSRVPSNVDLALNAAGSAIGALLAWSLERIGGVAHWNRLRERWFIEESRGALALLALWPMALLFPVAVPFGLGQVLERLEDSLGELLQDTPFFDWLPAHVDEMPPLSPSSQLVCVALGLVVPCLLGYCIARHWRLRIGMALGALVIGSLVTALSAALSYGPVHAWEWLTLPVQVGLALGMLLAALALRLPRRASAAVALLAVMLHLNVLNQAPTSAYFWQTLQTWEQGRFIRFHGLVQWLGWLWPFAALAYLLLRVSRRERIAAGPAA encoded by the coding sequence ATGGCCCTGATCGTCTATGCGAGCCTGTATCCCTTCGGCGAATGGCGCGACCAGGGCATCGCGCCCTGGGCCTTCCTGGGCGCGCCGCTGCCGCGCTGGTGGACGGGTTTCGATGTCACCGCCAATGTGCTGGGTTATGCGCCACTGGGCTTTTTGCTGGCGCTGGCCGCGCTGCGCTCCGGCCGGGGTGTGCGCGGCATCCTGCTGCTGACCTGCTGCGCCGCGCTGCTGTCGCTCACGCTGGAGGCGATGCAGAGTTATCTGCCTTCGCGTGTGCCGTCCAATGTCGATCTGGCGCTGAATGCGGCGGGTTCGGCCATCGGCGCGCTCCTGGCCTGGAGCCTGGAGCGCATCGGCGGCGTGGCCCACTGGAACCGGCTGCGCGAGCGCTGGTTCATCGAGGAATCGCGCGGCGCGCTGGCGCTGCTGGCGCTGTGGCCGATGGCGCTGCTGTTTCCGGTGGCCGTGCCCTTCGGCCTGGGCCAGGTGCTGGAGCGGCTGGAGGATTCGCTGGGCGAACTGCTGCAGGACACGCCCTTCTTCGACTGGCTGCCCGCGCATGTGGACGAAATGCCGCCGCTGTCGCCCAGCTCGCAGCTGGTCTGCGTGGCCCTGGGACTGGTGGTGCCCTGCCTGCTCGGCTACTGCATCGCGCGCCACTGGCGGCTGCGCATCGGCATGGCGTTGGGCGCGCTGGTGATCGGATCGCTGGTGACGGCCTTGTCGGCCGCCTTGAGCTACGGCCCGGTGCATGCCTGGGAATGGCTGACGCTGCCGGTGCAGGTCGGGCTGGCGCTGGGCATGCTGCTGGCGGCCCTGGCGCTGCGCCTGCCGCGCCGGGCCAGCGCGGCGGTGGCGCTGCTGGCAGTGATGCTGCACCTGAACGTGCTCAACCAGGCGCCGACCAGCGCCTACTTCTGGCAGACGCTGCAGACCTGGGAGCAGGGCCGCTTCATCCGCTTCCACGGCCTGGTGCAGTGGCTGGGCTGGCTCTGGCCCTTCGCGGCGCTGGCCTACCTGCTGCTGCGGGTATCGCGGCGCGAACGTATCGCCGCCGGCCCCGCTGCCTAG
- a CDS encoding (2Fe-2S) ferredoxin domain-containing protein: MSETHDTTGDAPYYERHIFFCLNERERGEDSCALHGAKEGFDHCKKRVKAEGLAGRGGVRVNKAGCLDRCAGGPVAVVYPEGVWYTFVDEQDIDEIVESHLKNGQPVERLKLAPDVGR, translated from the coding sequence ATGAGTGAAACCCACGACACCACGGGCGACGCGCCCTACTACGAGCGCCACATCTTCTTCTGCCTCAACGAGCGCGAGCGCGGCGAGGACAGCTGCGCGCTGCATGGCGCCAAGGAGGGCTTCGACCACTGCAAGAAGCGCGTCAAGGCCGAGGGCCTGGCCGGACGCGGCGGCGTGCGTGTCAACAAGGCCGGCTGCCTGGACCGCTGCGCCGGCGGGCCGGTGGCGGTGGTCTATCCGGAGGGCGTCTGGTACACCTTCGTGGACGAGCAGGACATCGACGAGATCGTCGAGTCGCACCTGAAAAACGGCCAGCCGGTGGAGCGCCTGAAGCTGGCGCCGGACGTGGGGCGATGA
- a CDS encoding alpha/beta hydrolase, which produces MNAQTQSLQLSGGAGLIEAARDEPHPGVAPRGTVVIAHPHPLFGGTMDNKVVQTLARAFVQCGWTAVRFNFRGVGASAGEYDAGKAEAEDMRAVIEQVAPQGPLALAGFSFGSYVMSHVLEALWAERSPEKAVFVGTAATRFTVAPVPPDAHERTLVIHGEADDTVPLADAMAWARPQTLPVTVVPGVGHFFHGQLPLLKSLVVRHLSAT; this is translated from the coding sequence GTGAACGCCCAGACCCAATCCCTGCAGCTGAGCGGTGGCGCCGGCCTCATCGAAGCCGCGCGCGACGAGCCGCATCCCGGCGTGGCGCCGCGCGGCACCGTGGTCATCGCCCATCCCCATCCCCTGTTCGGCGGCACCATGGACAACAAGGTGGTGCAGACCCTGGCGCGCGCCTTCGTGCAATGCGGCTGGACGGCGGTGCGCTTCAACTTCCGCGGCGTCGGCGCCAGCGCCGGCGAGTACGACGCCGGCAAGGCCGAGGCCGAGGACATGCGCGCGGTGATCGAACAGGTCGCGCCGCAAGGCCCGCTGGCGCTGGCCGGTTTCTCCTTCGGCTCCTACGTGATGAGCCATGTGCTGGAGGCCTTGTGGGCCGAACGCTCGCCCGAGAAGGCGGTCTTCGTCGGCACCGCCGCCACCCGTTTCACCGTGGCGCCGGTTCCGCCGGACGCCCATGAACGCACCCTGGTGATCCACGGCGAAGCCGACGACACCGTGCCCCTGGCCGACGCCATGGCCTGGGCCCGCCCGCAGACACTGCCGGTAACGGTTGTGCCCGGAGTCGGCCACTTTTTCCACGGACAATTGCCGCTCCTCAAGTCCCTGGTGGTGCGCCATCTGAGCGCCACCTGA
- a CDS encoding D-alanyl-D-alanine carboxypeptidase family protein, translating to MTRFMPALRALVLLACAAPLAVSSAFAQGAPVPPEVAARSYLLIDVTAQQILAQKDIDTPVEPASLAKLMSAYLVFDALRSKKITLHQTFPVSEKAWKMPGSRMFIDPRMQVPVEDLLKGMIVQSANDATMALAEGVGGTAERFVQLMNDQARVLGMSRTAYKNPEGLNEAGQTTTARDLSILATRLMQDFPEYTGYYAIKQYRYPGTPAANTNSRNLLLFRDPTVDGLNTGHTDAAGYCLVATAHREVPPVGSRRLLAILLGAASENARANEGQKLLNWGYTAYEPVKLFDTGQAVVSPPVWKGTQNTLPLGQPGAIVVAVPAGTAGKVRTEVSRPDPLVAPFAKGQKVGTLRVTAGDQPTFELPLVALQEVRQAGVLGRAWDSIRLWIK from the coding sequence ATGACCCGGTTCATGCCGGCGCTGCGTGCGCTTGTCCTGCTGGCGTGCGCCGCACCACTCGCCGTTTCCTCCGCCTTCGCCCAGGGCGCTCCGGTGCCGCCCGAGGTCGCCGCCCGCTCCTATCTGCTGATCGACGTGACGGCGCAGCAGATCCTGGCGCAGAAGGACATCGACACCCCGGTCGAGCCCGCCTCGCTCGCCAAGCTGATGAGCGCCTACCTGGTGTTCGACGCGCTGCGCTCCAAGAAGATCACGCTGCACCAGACCTTCCCGGTGAGCGAGAAGGCCTGGAAGATGCCCGGCTCGCGCATGTTCATCGACCCCAGGATGCAGGTGCCGGTGGAGGATCTGCTCAAGGGCATGATCGTGCAGTCCGCCAACGACGCCACCATGGCGCTGGCCGAGGGCGTGGGTGGTACCGCCGAGCGTTTCGTGCAGCTGATGAACGACCAGGCCAGGGTGCTCGGCATGAGCCGCACCGCCTACAAGAACCCCGAGGGCTTGAACGAGGCCGGCCAGACCACCACGGCGCGCGACCTCTCCATCCTGGCGACGCGGTTGATGCAGGACTTCCCGGAGTACACCGGCTACTACGCCATCAAGCAGTACCGCTACCCCGGCACCCCCGCGGCCAATACCAACAGCCGCAACCTGCTGCTGTTTCGCGATCCGACCGTCGATGGCCTGAATACCGGCCATACCGACGCCGCCGGCTACTGCCTGGTGGCTACCGCGCACCGCGAGGTGCCCCCGGTCGGCAGCCGCCGCCTGCTGGCCATCCTGCTGGGCGCGGCCAGCGAAAACGCCCGCGCCAACGAAGGCCAGAAACTGCTGAACTGGGGCTATACCGCCTACGAGCCGGTCAAGCTGTTCGACACCGGCCAGGCGGTGGTCAGCCCGCCGGTGTGGAAGGGCACGCAGAACACCCTGCCGCTGGGCCAGCCCGGCGCCATCGTCGTGGCGGTGCCGGCCGGTACCGCAGGCAAGGTCAGGACCGAGGTCTCCCGGCCCGATCCGCTGGTCGCGCCCTTCGCAAAGGGCCAGAAGGTGGGCACGCTGCGTGTCACGGCCGGCGATCAGCCGACCTTCGAGCTGCCGCTGGTGGCGCTGCAGGAGGTTCGGCAGGCCGGCGTGCTGGGACGGGCCTGGGATTCGATCCGGCTCTGGATCAAGTAG
- the rpsL gene encoding 30S ribosomal protein S12 yields the protein MPTINQLVRQGREVEKINSKSPAMQNSPQRRGVCTRVYTTTPKKPNSALRKVAKVRLTNGFEVISYIGGEGHNLQEHSVVLVRGGRVKDLPGVRYHIVRGSLDLQGVKDRKQSRSKYGAKKPKAK from the coding sequence ATGCCAACCATCAACCAGCTCGTGCGTCAGGGGCGCGAGGTCGAGAAGATCAACTCGAAGAGCCCCGCAATGCAAAACTCGCCGCAACGCCGCGGCGTCTGCACCCGTGTCTACACCACGACCCCGAAGAAGCCTAACTCGGCTCTGCGTAAGGTCGCCAAGGTCCGCCTGACGAATGGCTTCGAAGTCATCTCGTACATCGGCGGCGAAGGCCACAACCTGCAGGAACACAGCGTCGTGCTGGTCCGCGGCGGCCGTGTGAAGGACTTGCCCGGTGTGCGTTACCACATCGTGCGCGGTTCCCTCGACCTGCAAGGCGTCAAGGACCGCAAGCAAAGCCGTTCCAAGTACGGTGCCAAGAAGCCCAAGGCCAAATAA